CCTCTATCTGATTTTATTCATCAAGGTGAGGTGTTTTCTAAGGAAGTACAAACTGCTTTTAATGAATTATATGACGCGACTTGTCAGCAATTGGTGGAAAGTGATTTTTCGCTGGTACTTTGTTTACCTGAAGATTCCGCGCCTATAAATGAACGGGGTCAAGCCTTATTAAATTGGGTGCAAGGCTTTATGCTGGGATTTGGTTTGCATCAAGCCGATTTGACTGGTTGTTCAGAAGATGTAAAAGAAGCGCTAGAAGATTTTGCTGAAATTGCCCGTATGGACGATGAAATGCCTGAAAATGAAGAGTCTGAACAAGCTTTATTTGAAGTCATGGAATATGTACGTATGACGGCCATGTTGTGCTTCAACGAATTAGGTAAATCTCCAGAGCAGCAACAAAGTGAACCTAAAATTGTTCATTAATGTGTTTTAACAGTTTAGTTACGAGTATATTGACCGACCATGCCTAATACCCAATTTTATCAGCGTAGAGAGCAGTTATTGCAATCTATGCAAGCTAATAGTATTTGTTTGATTCCTGCGGCTGATCATGTCACTCGCAGTAGAGATACTGAATATACTTTCCGTCAAGATAGTTATTTTCAATATTTGTGCGGTTTCCCTGAACCCCAAGCTTGGTTAGTTTTATCTAACCACCCTAATTATAAAAAGAGTTTGTCTGTCTTGTTTTGTTTAGACAAAGACCCTCTTGCTGAAGTGTGGCAAGGGCGCAGATATGGACCCAAACAAGCAAAAAGACAATTTGTTATTGATATGGCCTTTGCTCTAGATGAATTAGAAGAAAAACTTTTAGATTTGTTAGATGGCCATGACAATCTGTATTTTGCTCAGGGCCACAATGACGAAGCAGACGAAATGGTTTTTTCTTTAATGCAATCTTTGCGTGAAGCGCCAAAACAAAGCATGTTGCCGCCTAATACTCTGATTGATGTAAGAACTATTTTAGATGAAATGCGTTTGATAAAATCACCAGCCGAGTTAGACATTATGCGCCAAGCCGCAGCTATTTCTATTGATGCCCACAAACGTGCCATGTTATTTGCTGAAGATGGTAAAAATGAATATCACTTAGAAGCTGAAATTCATCACGAATTTGCCATGCAAGGGGCTAAAAACCCCGCTTATGGCACTATAGTTGGCAGTGGTGATAATGCTTGTATTTTACATTACACAGAAAATAATCAAGTACTCAAAAACGGCGACTTAGTATTAATAGACGCGGGTTGTGAATTACAAGGTTATGCTGCTGATATTACTCGCACCTTCCCTGTTTCTGGGAAGTTCACCCAAGCTCAAGCTCAACTTTATCAGTTAGTCTTAGATGCACAACTGGCCTCTTTTGAGTTGATAAAACCTGGTAATACACTAAAGCAAGCCACTGATTTAGCCGTTCGAATCATTACTCAAGGTTTACTTGATCTTGCTATTTTACAGGGTGAGTTAGACGATAATATTCGCCGGCAAACTTATCGCCAGTTTTTTATGCATGGCTTAGGGCATTGGCTTGGTTTAGATGTGCATGATGTGGGCATTTATAAAATAGATGGGCAGGAAAGGCCGTTACAACCAGGTATGGTATTAACCATTGAACCGGGTATCTATATTGCTCCTGATGCCACAGTCGCTGAAAAATGGCAAGGCATTGGGATTCGAATTGAAGATAATTTACATGTCACTGAAACAGGCTACGAAAACCTAACTCAGGCCTGCCCAAAAACTATTGCAGAAATTGAAGATTTAATGCAAAGCACTAATCAAACTAATTGCGAGAGTTAATAATGCAAAGCGTAGATATAGTCATTGTTGGTGGTGGTGTAGTGGGCTTGACTCAAGCTTTAGCTTTGCAAGAAAGTGGTTTATCAGTCGCGGTAGTAGAAAGCCATGTCAGTGAAAATATGCCAAGTGGAGAGCCGCAACTTAGAGTTAGTGCTCTGACTGTTGCCACACAAACTGTGTTGCAAAATATTGGAGCTTGGCAACATTTAGACCCTTCTCGAATGAGCCGTTATCTTGATATGTATGTTTGGGATCAAGATAGTTTTGCCAATATTGATTTTAAATCAGCAAAAGTTGAGAGTAACGAATTAGGCTATATTCTAGAAAATCAAAGTATCCGTCACGCTTTGTGGTTACAGGCAGAACAGTCTAGCTTTATTCAGTTATTAGCGCCGAAAAAAATAGAAAACTTAGTATTCGGTCAACAAGAATGTTTTATTACCTTAAATGATGGAAGCCATCTTACCGCTAGGTTGGTAATCGGTGCAGATGGGGCGAATTCTTTAGTTAAAAAACAAGCAAACTTAGTCGAAACATTTTGGGATTATGAGCAACACGCCATAGTCGCAACCATTAAAACAGAGCTGCCCCATCAAAATATTGCTAGGCAAGTTTTTACTGCTTCAGGGCCATTAGCATTTTTACCATTATGGGATGGGCATTATTGCTCTATTGTGTGGTCGCAAGATGAACCTATATCTGCTGAGTTAATGGCTTTAGACAAGGCTGAATTTGAAAAGGCGCTAACGGTTGCTTTCGATGGGCAATTAGGTCTTTGTGAATTAGTCAGTGAAAAGCAAGCTTATCCACTAAAAATGCGCTACAGCCGACAATGGCTTGATGATAGAGTGGTTATAGTTGGTGATGCGGCTCATACTCTTCATCCTCTGGCCGGGCAGGGGGCCAATTTGGGAATTTTAGATGCGGCCGCCTTAGCAGAACAAATCAATAAATTAGTGTCACAAGATAAAGATTTTGGTTTAGCTAAAAATTTACGCCCTTTTGAACGCTGGCGCAAAACTGAAGCGGTAAAAATGATAGCGGCAATGGAAGGATTTAAACGTTTGTTTGCTGGTGAAAAGCCAGTAAAAAAACTATTTCGAGATATTGGTTTAGCTGCGGTTAATCAAATACCTATGGTGAAACAGTCAATTATTAAGCAAGCTATGGGTTTAGCTGGTGAATTGCCTAAATTAGCTAAAAAATAGTATTCCATAGCGGGTATTCCCCTTACACTAGCAATTAGGCAAATGCCTAATAAAATACTCAAATAGGATCAAAATGCGAAAATTAATAGTAAGTTTGTTTTTTTGTGGTTTAGCATCGAGCTGCAGCTTCAATTATGGGCCCTCTACTGAAGAGCATGCAAGTGAGTCACAAGAAGCTGACAGCAAAGAAAAAATTTCTCATGAGATGCAAGAGTTAAATAAAATGAGAAAAATAAAATGTCAGGATGCTAAGTTAGATTTAGTTGAAGCTGAAGCTTCTAAAAATATTGCACAAATAAACTTAGTGACTAAAAGGATCCAAAAGTATTGTCAGTAGTTAAGCACATCATTTAAGTAAGCTAACAGTTCAAGATGGATAAAATTAATAGCCTAACCATAATGAAATTTGTGATATGACACCAGCGATTAATACTCTTAAAAAACTAAAAATAAAACACCAGATACATAGTTATGAGCATGATGAAAATCATGCCTCGTTTGGCTTGGAAGCAGCAGAGAAACTTAATGTTGCAGCACAACGAGTGTTTAAAACCTTAGTGGTGAAATTAGACTCTGGTGCTCTGGCAGTGGCAGTACTACCTGTAGATAAAATGCTCAGCATGAAATTAATTGCTAAAGCCTTATCAGCTAAAAAAGCTGAAATGGCAGATAAACTAGAAGTGCAAAGATCAACTGGATATGTGTTAGGTGGGGTGAGCCCTTTAGGACAAAAAAAACGTTTAAAAACGGTGATTGATGCTTCAGCTGAGCAAGAACAAACTATTTATGTGAGTGCCGGTAAAAGAGGTTTAGAAATAGAATTGAGTAGCCAAGACTTAGCCTTGGCTACTCAAGCTAAAGTAGTACAAATTATAAGTTAAGCTGAGTTCGGTTTTCCCCCGAGCTCAGGTCAATTAATGTTAGTACCTTATGTTATTTCTTTGCAGCCAGAGGAATGTGTACATTAAATGAGTGTTCTCTATTTTCATCTGCGGCTGCAAACAATACTTTAGGGACACCATCTTTTAGCCATAATTGTGGCCTTTCTAAATGTGCTACTTTATGTATCCCCGTGGCGCGCCAATTTATTTGTAACTTAGACACCAAAGGATTTGTCGCTACATGCCAATCTAGCCCGTCGGTAGATTCAAATAAGACTAATGATTGTCCTACTTCAGAAAAAGCGCCATGCATATCTTTAACTATGGCCCATAGCTGGCTGTCTTGAGACCATATATAGGGGTCTTCAGCCGGAAAGGCTTCGCCAGGCTTAGTAAAAACTGGATTCGCTTGTTTAACAAAATCTTTATCTGGATTATCTGATAATGCGACTAAATGTACCACTGGGCCACCACCAGGTAGTGCTTTTTGTTTACCTACTGCTTTGTAAACTAAAACAAATTTTCCGTCTGCACGTTGAGCAATAGAAGGGTTACTGACCATCAATGCATCATGGGCATCCTTGTTACTGCTTATATCGATAAGTGGTTTATCTGAGCGTTTCCAAGGGCCATTTGGATGATTGGCTACTGCCACCCCAATACGTTGATTGTTTCTGTGAGACCAGTTGAATCCTTTGGATATTTTACCGTCGCCAGTGTTGCCCATGTAATATAAATAATATTTATCACCAAACTTGTGCACGGTAGGATTATGAGTATCTAATCCATCCCAATATTCTTGGCCTCTAGCAGGTAATGCTACATCTAGATGTTTATAAGGGCCTGTAGGGGAGTCTGCTACTGCGTGAGCAATTTCAGAATGTGTTAACCAAGCATTATGCCCATAAGCTTTTGGCCAGCGACTATAAAATAAATGATATTGCCCTTGGTCATCTTCAACCATGCTAGCCCCCCAAATATAATAATCAGGATCGATAAATTTAGCATGACTGGGAACAGGTAATAATAATTGATTCATATCCATAGGGAGGCTTGCTAACCTGAGATTACAGCTTGTTAAGATAAAACTGAGGCAGATAAAGATGACTGTTTTTAACATAGAGGGTATCCAATATATCTATTTTGTGGCTATTATAGAATCAATTTCGATGTGTAGCAAAGTAAAAATATTCTCTAAGCTAGTTTGATTAATATAAATTGTTCTCAAGCCTAAACTTGTGACAACCAGTTGATAATCGAGATTAGAGGTCACCGTGGATCGCTTGTAATGCAGATATCGCCGTAATCGCTGCTGTTTCGGTGCGTAAAACTCTTGGGCCTAACTGCACACAATAAAAGCCATTTTGTTCTGTCTGGTAAATTTCTTGATCTGTAAACCCACCTTCTGGACCAATTAATAATCTCGCACCTTTAGGTGGTATGGCAAGATGTCTAAAAGCTTGTTCCGCTCTAGGGTGCAGGGTAAGTCTTATCTGGCTAGTCGATTGATGGATCCAATCTGTCAAAAGTGTTGGCTGATGTAGTATAGGTAATACGTTTCTGCCACATTGTTCACAGGCTGAAATGATTAACTTTTGCCACTGTTCATGTTTTTTTAGCCATCGTTGTGGATTAAGCTTTACCCCACAACGTTCTGTTATTAGGGGAGTGATTTCGCTGACGCCTAATTCTACCGACTTTTGAATCACCCATTCCATCCGGTCTCCACGTGAGACACCTTGACCTAAATGAATAGATAATGGTGACTCAATACTTATTGATATTTTTGAATCGACTGAGGCGGTAGTTTTACGTTTGCTGATATCAGATAAGTGTGCGCTATATTCATTTCCGTCACCGTTAAATAAAACGATATCTTGATCCACTTTAGCCCGTAATACGTTAATTAAATGGTTGCTGGCATCGTCGGTCAAAGTGACTTGGCTATCAACTGCTAACTCATGAGGGTAATAGATCCGGATTATACGCATAATAATGACTCAAAAAAATTTTGTAGGATGGTATCAATTCAGGTGATGATTACAAAGTGAAAACTGTTTCGAATGTAGGGATTGTTATTTGTAATTTAAGTATTTTTAAGGCTGGTTATTAATTAATTTAAGTGAAAGCGGATGGTTCAGGTCCGCTTTAACTTAAATTTTTATTAATTCACTCTACTTATCTTATTTGATATCAGTTGAGTGTGCATCGCTTGATTATGGACTATGGCGTTAGTTCCTTTACGAGCATATTTTGTATTTTTCCCAGTTTCTCTGGATAAAGCGAAAGTTAGGAGCAATACAACTGCAATTACTAATAAATATACTAATAACATTTTCAATTCCTTTAAAAACATTAGGTAACCCATAAATGGTCGTCACCTATGTTAGCAGCAAAATTTTTATACTCAAGCTACCTATGGTCGAATTTGATAGATTAAGCAAACTTTCGCCGAAAAAAGTAACAGTAAAATATGACAATTTAATTAAACGAATATAAGTTTTTTGAAACTATAGTCTAATAGTTTTTATGATAAAAATTACTTACTATGAGTCCCTGAAATGCTGTAGTAATATGTAAGCGGAAATTAATTTAATGGAGAGTAAAAATGTTTGAATTTGATGCAGATAAAATATCACAATTAGTGGATACCTATGTAATTCCATGGGGCATCAACATTTTGATGGCACTGATCATTTATGTAATTGGTAAAATGATAGTTGGTGTCATAGTCAATGTATTAGGTAAGCTATTAGCTAGATCTAAGTACGATGACATGTTGGTTGATTTTCTTAAAGCGATAGCCAATGCATTATTAATGTTATTCGTTATTGTTGCAGCCTTAGATCAACTTGGTGTTGATACTACGTCTTTGGTGGCCATTTTAGGTGCAGCCGGTTTAGCTATTGGTTTATCTTTACAGGGATCTCTACAAAACTTTGCTGCAGGTGTGATGTTATTAGTATTTAAACCTTTTAAAGCGGGTGATTTCGTAGAAGCTGGTGGTGCTGCTGGTGTAGTTAAAAGTATCAGTATTTTTACTACTATTATGACTACTGGTGACAACAAAGAAGTGATAATTCCTAATGGCTCCATTTATGGTGGCAACATCACTAACTATTCTGCTAAAGATACACGTCGTGTAGACATGGTAGTTGGTATTGGTTATGACGCAGACCTTAAGAGAGCGAAAGAAGTATTAAAAGAAATTGCTGACGCTGACGAGCGTATTCTTAAAGAGCCTGCAGTAACAATTGCTGTTGCTGAATTAGCTGACAGCAGCGTTAACTTTGTGGTTAGACCTTGGACTGCTACAGCTGATTTCTGGGCGGTTAAGTTTGCTTTTAACGAAGCGGTTAAACTTCGCTTTGACCAAGAAGGTATTTCTATTCCATTCCCACAAATGGATGTACATGTTCATAAAGACGACGCTAAAGCGTAAGTTTTTACTTTTTAAGAATGCCGCTATTTAGCGGCATTTTTTTTGCCTGTTAGAAAGTGATATGGCATTTGGTGCATATAGGATGTTGGTCATTTCAATACTTTCACTGCCTAGTCCAGCGGTGCCTTTTTAATATTTACTAATTGTGAGCGAAGAGAAGCGCACGAGGAAACATATGGTAACTATCTAACTAGGTTCAATTTATTGTCCTTGAGTTAGTATTATATTTTAGGTTAGTAATATCTTTGTTAACTTAGTTTTAAACAAAGTATTAGGGGATAATATGAAGAAAATTATTTTTGTTTTGCTGTCTATTTTTACGTTCAGTTCACTTGCAGTGGCTGAGAATAGCGCCAAGTATAATAAAGAATTAGTAGGGTTTGACTATCCATTTACCGTCAATACATTAAAGTTTAATTCGCAAAACCAAGAATTGAAAATGCGCTATATGGATGTTGGCGATAGAAACGCCAAAAAAGTGATTGTCTTATTACATGGAAAAAATTTTGCTGGCTATTATTGGCAAAGAACTGCTCAAGACCTAATAAAAAAGGGATACAGAGTGATTATTCCTGATCAAATTGGGTTTGGTAAGTCATCTAAACCAGATTACTACCAATATAGTTTTAGCCAATTAGGCTTAAACACTAAAATATTATTAGATAGCTTAAATATAGAAAAATTTGACCTAGTAGGGCATTCGATGGGGGGGATGTTAGCGGTGACTTTTGCGGTTAATTATAGTCAGGCTGTGAATAAGTTAATTCTAATTAATCCCATTGGTTTAGAAGATTATAGTAAATATGTACAATTCAAAGACGTTAATTTCTTTTATCAAAATGAGTTAAAAGCCACCATGAGTAAGGCTATTAACTATCAGAAAAATAATTATTATGATGGTAAGTGGTCTAGTGAATACGAAAAACTGCTAATACCGTTAAAAGGTATGTTGGCCGGGGATGATTGGCAAGTCGTTGCCTGGAATAATGCTTTAACCTATGGCCCTATATTCGCAGAGAACATAGTGGATAAGTTTTCACAAATTACTAATGAAACCGTGCTAATTATTGGTACCCGAGATAAAACAGGTCCTGGTCGAGGGTGGTTAAAAGAAGGGGTGACTAGAAAACTGGGTGAATATAAAAAGCTTGGAAAAAATGCACAAAAAATGATTAAGGGGGCAACGCTAATAGAACTTGATGGCTTAGGTCATATGCCTCATTACGAAGACTACAGTGTGTTTAGTAAAGCTTTTAATCAAGCACTAAAATTGTAAATAGAGTTCTGGATAAGAAGTATCGTCGAAGCTAAATATTAACAATATAATTCATTAGCTTAATCACATTCGCCCAGATAACCTAATTTCAATGCTCACTCGATGACGAAATTTTTCGTGTATAGCAAGACGGATTGTCGTACGTAATAACGTGTTATTGCTAGACAATCCAACGCCGCTAGACACAAAAAGAGCGTTTTCGAGAGGTTCTGCTTATCCAGTATTCAGGTTAAATAAAACGCATAGCTAGATTGATTTTGGCAGATTTAGCTACGCGCTTGTTAGCCATTAGCAACTTGGTCTGTCAGTGGCTGCCTTATAGATTTGTAAAGCTTTAGGCATGTTGTTATTTAGCGTCTCTATTCGAGTTGTGGGCGAGGGGTGAGTTGACATAAACTCCGGTTGACGATTATCGCCACTGGCTTTGTCCATGTTTTCCCATAACTTCATTGACTGCTCGGGTCTAAAACCAGCTTTAGCCATCAGCTCTAAACCAATTAAGTCAGCTTCTGTTTCGTGAGTTCTGCCAAAGGGTAATTGAAAGCCAACTTGTAAGCCTAAACCCAACCCCGCCATTATCATATTACTGCTAGCTACTTGTTTGGTTTGCAGTAAAACATTGGTCGCTTCCATACCTATACCGATTAACGTGTTGCTCGACATTCTTTCATTACCATGATCAGCAATAACATGACCTACTTCGTGGCCGATAACAGCGGCAAGTTGATCTTGGTTTTCGGTGACTTCTAATAAACCTGCATATACGCCAATTTTTCCGCCAGGTAAGGCAAATGCATTGATTTGTGGCTCATCAAATACGACTAATTCCCACTCGCCGCTGAATACTGATTTAGGCACATGTTTAGTAATCGCATCGGCGACACACTGCACGAATTGATTAGATACTTGTTTAGTCGATACTTTTTGTTCTGTTTTCATACTATCGAAGGCTTGTTCACCCATGCCCGATAATTGTGAATTTGAATAAATTTTTAGTTGATTGCGACCCAGTGGTGATTTTGCGCAGGCGGTTAACAAAAAGGCAAAGAGGATAATAAATAAGTGAATCGGTTTATACATTTGAGTTCTCAATAAACGAATGAAGTGTGATCATACATTGAAGTGGGGTGTTGGTTAAGTCGAGGCTGGATATTTTACAGTTTAAAAAAAACGCCCGACAAAAAATTCGGGCGTTTATATAGAGTACAATATTCAAACGCTAAGGTTGCGTTTCATATCTGTAAAGTATTTATATACTGGCTTTTAAGCGTTCTGCTAAATCTGTTTTTTCCCAAGGGAATTCGTCGCGTCCAAAGTGGCCGTATGCTGCTGTCGGCTGATAAATAGGGCGTTCAAGATCTAACATCTTTATTAAACCGTAAGGTCTAAGTTCAAAGTTGTTACGTATTAGTTCAATCAATTTGGCTTCAGATATTTTACTAGTACCAAATGTATCTACATTAATAGATGTAGGCTCGGCAACACCAATAGCATAAGACACTTGAATTTCACATTTGTCAGCTAAGCCTGCAGCAACAATATTTTTTGCAACATAGCGGGCTGCATAAGCAGCAGATCTATCGACTTTTGATGGGTCTTTACCAGAAAATGCACCGCCACCGTGACGAGCCATACCACCATAGGTATCAACTATTATTTTACGTCCAGTTAAGCCACAATCACCCATAGGACCGCCAATAACAAAACGACCTGTGGGGTTAATAAAATATTTAGTTTTTGGTGTTAACCATTTTTCTGGCATCACTGGCTTAATGATTTCTTCCATTACGGCTTCGCGCAAATCTGCAGTACTAATCGAATCACAATGTTGAGTCGATAATACGATTGCGTCTACGCCCACAGGTTGGCCATCTTCATAAATGAAGGTGACTTGGCTTTTGGCGTCAGGGCGTAACCAATTTAAGGTACCATTTTTACGTACTTCAGCTTGGCGTTTAACTAATCTGTGGGAATAAGTAATAGGGGCTGGCATTAACACGTCAGTTTCGTTGCTAGCATAACCAAACATCAAACCTTGATCGCCAGCGCCTTGCTCTTCAGGAGAAGTACGGTCAACCCCTTGATTGATATCAGGAGATTGTTTACCAATTGCATTTAAGATGGCACAAGAGTCTGCATCAAAGCCCATATCTGAGTGCACATAGCCTATTTCGCGCACTGTTTTGCGAGTAATTTCTTCAATATCGACCCATGCAGAGGTGGTTACTTCACCGCCCACTAACACCATGCCGGTTTTAACAAATGTCTCACACGCTACACGGGCTTTGGGATCTTGAGTTAAAATGGCGTCTAGTACCGCATCAGATATTTGATCGGCAATTTTATCAGGATGTCCTTCGGATACTGATTCTGATGTAAATAAATGTGCTGTCATATTTCTGCCTTTATATAAACTTTGATCGGTATTTTAGTAGTCCATTATTCTATCAATTCATCCCATAAATACAAGTCTTTACTTCTAGACGTCCAAACGGCTGAAATTTAAATCGACTAAGGTGTGAATAAAAGTCATATAAAAATGCCCTTTCGTAAGCTTTTTAGCATTGCAGTTAGTGGTCGGCTAATAGAGAATAACGGACTATTTTGGAAAGTGTGCCTATCTGCATGATATTTATACTTTCTTATCCTATGAATTAGTCAGGAGACAACATGCCTTCACGTCGAGAACTCGCCAACGCAATCCGTGCACTTAGTATGGACGCCGTTCAAAAAGCCAAATCAGGTCACCCAGGTGCACCTATGGGAATGGCAGATATTGCTCAAGTTTTATGGAGTGACTTTCTAAATCACAACCCAACCAATCCAGATTGGGTTAACCGCGACCGTTTTGTATTGTCAAACGGCCATGGTTCAATGTTGATTTATTCATTATTGCATTTATCGGGTTACGCTTTACCAATTGAAGAATTGGCGCAGTTTAGACAACTACATTCTAAAACACCTGGTCATCCAGAATATGGTTACACCGCGGGTGTTGAAACCACTACAGGTCCTTTAGGTCAAGGTATTGCAAATGCTGTAGGTATGGCTGTTGCGGAAAAAACTTTAGCCGCTCAATTTAATAAGCCTGGTCATGACATAGTTGATCACTACACTTATAGCTTTTTAGGTGACGGCTGTTTAATGGAAGGTGTTTCTCACGAAGCATGTTCATTAGCGGGTACTTTAGGTTTAGGTAAACTTATCGCATTTTGGGATGACAACGGTATTTCTATTGATGGTGAAGTAGAAGGCTGGTTCACCGACGATACACCTGCTCGTTTTAAAGCTTACGGTTGGCATGTGATTGCTGATGTTGATGGCCATGATGCAGACGCCATTGCTGCAGCTATTGCAGAAGCTAAATCAGTAACTGATAAACCCACCATGATTTGTTGTAAAACTATCATTGGTTTTGGTTCTCCGAATAAATCAGGTAGTCATGATTGTCACGGTGCTCCATTAGGTGATGATGAAATTGCTGCTGCTCGTGAATTCTTAAATTGGCCATATGCACCATTTGAAATTCCTGCTGACGTATATGCTGGTTGGGATGCTAAAGATGCAGGTTCTAGTAAAGAACAAGATTGGAATGCTAAGTTTGACGCTTACGCAGCTGCTTTTCCTGAACTAGCAGCAGAGTTCAAACGTCGTATGACTGGCGATTTACCTGCAGATTTCTCAGCTAAAGCTGACGCTTTTATTCAAGAATGCCAAGATAAGTCTGAAAATATTGCAAGTCGTAAAGCTTCACAAAACTCTATCGAAGCCTTTGCTAGTATTTTGCCTGAAGTGTTAGGAGGTTCTGCTGATTTAGCCGGTTCTAACTTAACATTATGGTCTGGTGCTAAAGGTTTAACCGCTGAAGACGCTAGCGGTAACTACATCTATTACGGTGTTCGTGAGTTTGGTATGACAGCCATTATGAATGGTATTGGTCTGCACGGTGGTTTCCGTCCTTACGGTGCTACTTTCTTAATGTTTATGGAATATGCTCGTAACGCGTTAAGAATGTCAGCCTTAATGGGTATTCCAAATATTCAGGTTTATACACATGATTCAATTGGTCAAGGTGAAGATGGTCCAACTCACCAGCCAATCGAACAAGTTGCAAATTTACGTTTGACTCCAAACATGGATACATGGCGTCCGTGTGATGCAGCTGAAACAGCGACTGCATGGAAATTTTCTCTAGAACGTAAGGATGGTCCTTCTTCTTTAATCTTTAGCCGTCAAGGTTTGCCAGCGCAAGCTCGTGATGCTGTACAGCTTAAAGATATCGCTCGTGGTGGTTATGTCTTAAAAGATACTGCGGGTACACCAGATGTGATCATTATTGCTACGGGTTCTGAAGTCGGTATTAGTGTTGATGCTGCAGAACAACTTGCTGCTCAAGGGATCGCTGCACGAGTGGTGTCTATGCCTTGTACTTCAGTTTTTGATAAGCAAGATACAGATTATAAAGAATCGGTATTACCAGCAGCGATTACTAAACGTGTGGCGGTTGAAGCGGCTCATGTTGATTACTGGTATAAATATGTAGGCTTTAATGGCGCTATTGTAGGTATGTCTACATTTGGTGAGTCTGCACCTGGCGGCGAATTGTTGAAACATTTTGGTATTACTGCTGATGCAGTAGTAGAAGCCGCTAAAGGTTTATAAATAATCACAATATATTTAAGGTTTTAACTGGTGTTCACTTCCGGTTAACCTTAAGTCAGGATAGAATAGGGCGCTTTTTAGCGCCCTATTTTTTTAGGTTCTTTTATACAAGTATCTGGATGTCATGATTCGTATAGCAATAAATGGTTTTGGTCGTATTGGTAGAAACGTGTTGCGTGCACTTTATGAAAGTGGTCAGAATCAATTTATAAAAGTGGTAGCAATTAATGAAGTGGCTTCTCCAGAAGGAATAGCACATCTTTTAAAATACGACACTTCTCATGGGCGCTTCGCCTCGTCAGTTAACCTGAAAGTACTTAATGCAACAGAGCAGTATTTAAATGTAGATGAAGACGATATTGCTTTATTACATTGTAGAGAAATCAAAGACTTAGATTGGCAGAAGTATAATGTTGACATAGTCTTGGAATGTACTGGAGCTTTTGGCGAGCGTAAATGGGGACAAACACATTTAGATCAGGGGGCTAAACAAGTATTGTTTG
The sequence above is a segment of the Paraglaciecola sp. L3A3 genome. Coding sequences within it:
- the tkt gene encoding transketolase, translated to MPSRRELANAIRALSMDAVQKAKSGHPGAPMGMADIAQVLWSDFLNHNPTNPDWVNRDRFVLSNGHGSMLIYSLLHLSGYALPIEELAQFRQLHSKTPGHPEYGYTAGVETTTGPLGQGIANAVGMAVAEKTLAAQFNKPGHDIVDHYTYSFLGDGCLMEGVSHEACSLAGTLGLGKLIAFWDDNGISIDGEVEGWFTDDTPARFKAYGWHVIADVDGHDADAIAAAIAEAKSVTDKPTMICCKTIIGFGSPNKSGSHDCHGAPLGDDEIAAAREFLNWPYAPFEIPADVYAGWDAKDAGSSKEQDWNAKFDAYAAAFPELAAEFKRRMTGDLPADFSAKADAFIQECQDKSENIASRKASQNSIEAFASILPEVLGGSADLAGSNLTLWSGAKGLTAEDASGNYIYYGVREFGMTAIMNGIGLHGGFRPYGATFLMFMEYARNALRMSALMGIPNIQVYTHDSIGQGEDGPTHQPIEQVANLRLTPNMDTWRPCDAAETATAWKFSLERKDGPSSLIFSRQGLPAQARDAVQLKDIARGGYVLKDTAGTPDVIIIATGSEVGISVDAAEQLAAQGIAARVVSMPCTSVFDKQDTDYKESVLPAAITKRVAVEAAHVDYWYKYVGFNGAIVGMSTFGESAPGGELLKHFGITADAVVEAAKGL
- a CDS encoding alpha/beta fold hydrolase, with the translated sequence MKKIIFVLLSIFTFSSLAVAENSAKYNKELVGFDYPFTVNTLKFNSQNQELKMRYMDVGDRNAKKVIVLLHGKNFAGYYWQRTAQDLIKKGYRVIIPDQIGFGKSSKPDYYQYSFSQLGLNTKILLDSLNIEKFDLVGHSMGGMLAVTFAVNYSQAVNKLILINPIGLEDYSKYVQFKDVNFFYQNELKATMSKAINYQKNNYYDGKWSSEYEKLLIPLKGMLAGDDWQVVAWNNALTYGPIFAENIVDKFSQITNETVLIIGTRDKTGPGRGWLKEGVTRKLGEYKKLGKNAQKMIKGATLIELDGLGHMPHYEDYSVFSKAFNQALKL
- a CDS encoding mechanosensitive ion channel family protein; the protein is MFEFDADKISQLVDTYVIPWGINILMALIIYVIGKMIVGVIVNVLGKLLARSKYDDMLVDFLKAIANALLMLFVIVAALDQLGVDTTSLVAILGAAGLAIGLSLQGSLQNFAAGVMLLVFKPFKAGDFVEAGGAAGVVKSISIFTTIMTTGDNKEVIIPNGSIYGGNITNYSAKDTRRVDMVVGIGYDADLKRAKEVLKEIADADERILKEPAVTIAVAELADSSVNFVVRPWTATADFWAVKFAFNEAVKLRFDQEGISIPFPQMDVHVHKDDAKA
- the metK gene encoding methionine adenosyltransferase, which translates into the protein MTAHLFTSESVSEGHPDKIADQISDAVLDAILTQDPKARVACETFVKTGMVLVGGEVTTSAWVDIEEITRKTVREIGYVHSDMGFDADSCAILNAIGKQSPDINQGVDRTSPEEQGAGDQGLMFGYASNETDVLMPAPITYSHRLVKRQAEVRKNGTLNWLRPDAKSQVTFIYEDGQPVGVDAIVLSTQHCDSISTADLREAVMEEIIKPVMPEKWLTPKTKYFINPTGRFVIGGPMGDCGLTGRKIIVDTYGGMARHGGGAFSGKDPSKVDRSAAYAARYVAKNIVAAGLADKCEIQVSYAIGVAEPTSINVDTFGTSKISEAKLIELIRNNFELRPYGLIKMLDLERPIYQPTAAYGHFGRDEFPWEKTDLAERLKASI
- a CDS encoding M48 family metallopeptidase, with protein sequence MYKPIHLFIILFAFLLTACAKSPLGRNQLKIYSNSQLSGMGEQAFDSMKTEQKVSTKQVSNQFVQCVADAITKHVPKSVFSGEWELVVFDEPQINAFALPGGKIGVYAGLLEVTENQDQLAAVIGHEVGHVIADHGNERMSSNTLIGIGMEATNVLLQTKQVASSNMIMAGLGLGLQVGFQLPFGRTHETEADLIGLELMAKAGFRPEQSMKLWENMDKASGDNRQPEFMSTHPSPTTRIETLNNNMPKALQIYKAATDRPSC